Proteins from one Mucilaginibacter jinjuensis genomic window:
- a CDS encoding glycosyltransferase produces MAFFYYSLFATLCWVGVIIYLLINGRKMAPLDLQAAAEVEPSVAIIIAVRNEEADLEKALQSVCKLNYANYRIVVLNDRSTDGTAAILETFTGKYQNLSVTHITELPYGWLGKNHALYQGYLNSTEEWLLFTDADVEFHPDALSKAVGYATRNRIDHLCILPEVISRSEMLNAMLGTFTMLFTLQFRPWASSNPKSKASIGIGAFNLVRREAYEQAGTHQQIKLRPDDDLKLGQMIKAAGLKQHVLIGKGYIGLEWYHNVQQFVNGLMKNSFAVADYSVLKTIGGIILILILIALPVPLMLLFGTKTEQGMACLILIFQSIYMTSPVLPNKWWHALMIPFAGLLMAYISARSAFITLKQGGIYWRDSFYSLDMLKGKV; encoded by the coding sequence ATGGCCTTTTTTTATTACAGTTTATTTGCAACCTTATGTTGGGTTGGCGTTATTATTTACCTGCTCATTAACGGTAGAAAAATGGCTCCCCTTGACCTGCAGGCAGCGGCAGAAGTTGAACCGTCTGTGGCCATTATCATTGCTGTAAGAAACGAGGAAGCCGACCTGGAAAAAGCATTGCAAAGTGTATGCAAGCTCAATTATGCTAATTATCGCATTGTTGTGTTGAATGATCGTTCGACCGATGGTACCGCGGCTATTCTGGAAACCTTTACAGGCAAATATCAGAACCTCTCGGTAACCCATATTACCGAACTGCCTTATGGCTGGCTGGGTAAAAATCATGCTTTGTACCAAGGCTATTTAAATAGTACCGAAGAGTGGCTGCTTTTTACCGATGCCGATGTGGAGTTTCATCCCGATGCTTTGAGTAAAGCGGTTGGGTACGCTACCAGAAACAGAATAGATCACCTCTGTATTTTGCCGGAAGTTATATCGAGGTCAGAAATGCTGAACGCTATGCTGGGCACTTTCACCATGCTGTTTACACTGCAATTCAGGCCATGGGCATCAAGTAATCCAAAATCAAAGGCTTCTATCGGTATCGGTGCGTTTAACCTCGTTCGCCGCGAGGCTTATGAGCAGGCGGGCACACATCAGCAAATTAAATTAAGGCCGGATGATGACTTGAAGCTGGGGCAAATGATTAAAGCTGCCGGCCTGAAACAGCATGTATTGATTGGTAAAGGATACATTGGTTTAGAATGGTATCATAACGTACAGCAGTTTGTTAACGGCTTAATGAAAAACTCCTTCGCCGTAGCTGATTATAGTGTTCTGAAAACTATAGGAGGTATTATCCTAATTCTTATCCTAATAGCCTTACCTGTACCATTGATGCTATTGTTCGGTACAAAGACAGAGCAGGGGATGGCCTGCCTGATCCTGATATTCCAGTCTATTTATATGACTTCGCCTGTATTACCCAATAAATGGTGGCATGCTTTGATGATTCCATTTGCCGGGCTTTTAATGGCGTATATCTCTGCCAGATCAGCTTTTATAACCCTAAAGCAAGGCGGCATTTACTGGCGTGATAGTTTTTATTCGCTCGATATGCTGAAAGGAAAAGTTTAG
- a CDS encoding DUF2000 domain-containing protein, with product MHGNKIAIVLRDDLKSWQKLNVTAFLASAIAIEFPELHGRHLITASGNTYLPFLKQPMLIYKAVDGEQIKRAFNRAKERELQIGIYSEPLFSTMTEEDNLKETANHTDDEQDLVGIIVYGENKKVNKALDGLKFHD from the coding sequence ATGCACGGAAATAAGATAGCCATCGTTTTACGCGATGATTTAAAGAGCTGGCAAAAGCTAAATGTAACCGCATTTCTGGCCAGTGCCATAGCCATTGAGTTTCCCGAATTGCATGGCAGGCATTTGATAACGGCATCGGGCAATACCTATCTGCCGTTTTTAAAGCAGCCGATGCTGATTTACAAAGCGGTTGACGGCGAACAAATTAAACGGGCATTTAACCGCGCTAAAGAACGGGAACTACAAATCGGCATTTACTCCGAACCCTTGTTTAGTACCATGACCGAGGAAGATAACCTGAAAGAAACCGCCAACCATACCGATGATGAGCAGGACCTGGTAGGCATTATTGTTTATGGCGAAAATAAGAAGGTGAATAAAGCGCTGGATGGCCTGAAGTTTCACGACTAA
- a CDS encoding bifunctional helix-turn-helix transcriptional regulator/GNAT family N-acetyltransferase, with amino-acid sequence MEFYNKVGRLALGSRMRRLTELHMDQASKVYALYNVEMQPKWFPVYYSLCNGEEKTITLIAQEIGHSHPSVSTIVKEMTKKGIVKESPYKGDGRKNYVMLTEKGLSFDERLQEQFMDVNTAIEEALAETQHNLWKAIEEWEYILEQRSLDKRVIDAKKQRESRDVTIVEYDPKYQADFRRLNEEWITTYFKMEPADYQSLDHAKEYILDKGGYIYLALLKGEPIGTCALIKMNDDTYELAKMAVSPLAKGKGVGNLLGNTVVEKAKSLGAKKIYLESNMILKPAINLYQKLGFKKVLGNPSPYERCNIQMELNLAYLCTEIR; translated from the coding sequence ATGGAGTTTTATAACAAAGTCGGCCGCCTGGCATTAGGCAGCCGGATGCGCAGGTTAACAGAATTGCACATGGACCAAGCCAGTAAAGTGTACGCACTTTACAATGTAGAAATGCAGCCCAAATGGTTCCCGGTGTATTATTCGTTATGTAACGGCGAAGAAAAAACAATTACACTCATAGCGCAGGAAATTGGCCATTCGCACCCATCGGTGAGTACTATTGTTAAGGAAATGACCAAGAAAGGCATCGTAAAAGAAAGCCCTTACAAAGGCGACGGCCGCAAAAACTACGTAATGCTAACCGAAAAAGGCTTGAGCTTTGACGAGCGTTTGCAGGAACAGTTTATGGATGTAAACACCGCCATTGAAGAAGCCCTGGCCGAAACCCAGCACAACCTTTGGAAAGCCATTGAAGAATGGGAATATATACTGGAACAACGTAGCCTCGACAAGCGCGTAATTGATGCCAAAAAGCAACGCGAAAGCCGCGATGTAACCATTGTTGAGTACGACCCTAAATACCAAGCCGACTTTAGGCGCTTGAATGAAGAATGGATAACCACCTATTTTAAAATGGAGCCTGCCGATTACCAATCGCTCGACCATGCTAAAGAATACATTCTGGATAAAGGCGGTTACATTTATCTCGCACTGCTTAAAGGCGAGCCCATTGGCACCTGTGCTTTAATTAAGATGAACGATGATACCTACGAGCTGGCTAAAATGGCAGTATCGCCTCTGGCTAAAGGTAAAGGAGTCGGTAATTTGCTGGGTAATACCGTTGTGGAGAAGGCAAAATCATTAGGGGCGAAAAAAATATACCTCGAGAGTAACATGATCTTGAAGCCGGCTATCAACCTCTATCAAAAACTGGGTTTCAAAAAAGTATTGGGCAACCCCTCGCCTTACGAAAGATGCAATATACAGATGGAATTAAACCTGGCTTACCTATGCACGGAAATAAGATAG
- a CDS encoding DUF3810 domain-containing protein: MPQYRLHFKNKLLTAGALSVLIILLVNLDAFPRFVNQFYSEGLYRAICFVLHLLVGWLPFSFGDVLYMAVIAYLLYATAHLLILLFKKRFKPAGIYLLQLIIGFQIGIVLFYMCWGLNYFRPSAAERLDLQDTSYTLNDVKAVTRMLVDSVNESRNTLTQADLSQQNKAIYTTAVNAIDSLSKTSPQFKTFMPGVKPSLISPLLNYLSTSGYYNPFTGEAQINWQMPVFDRPFTACHEMSHQMGFGREDEANFVGYLAGIHSSDRLLKYSAYYEGATEFLHYLHRRDTIAHHELKAMLNASVRQDLKTDSAYWEGYAGQIGLISGKFYDSFLKANNQPAGLRTYNRMIRLTMAWYRKRVRKSVSMEVRK; this comes from the coding sequence ATGCCTCAATACCGCCTACATTTTAAAAACAAATTGCTCACTGCAGGTGCGCTCAGTGTGTTAATTATATTGCTGGTTAACCTGGATGCATTTCCGCGTTTTGTAAATCAATTTTATTCAGAAGGCTTATACCGTGCAATCTGTTTTGTACTTCATCTACTTGTAGGCTGGTTGCCCTTTAGCTTTGGCGATGTACTGTACATGGCAGTAATTGCTTATCTGCTTTATGCTACAGCGCACCTACTGATCTTGTTATTTAAAAAACGGTTTAAACCTGCCGGCATTTACCTATTGCAACTCATCATTGGTTTTCAGATCGGCATTGTGCTGTTTTATATGTGCTGGGGCTTAAATTATTTCCGTCCTTCTGCTGCTGAGCGACTCGATCTTCAGGACACGTCTTATACCCTCAATGATGTAAAAGCCGTAACCCGCATGCTGGTTGACAGTGTAAATGAAAGCCGCAATACATTAACACAAGCCGACCTCAGTCAACAAAATAAAGCCATTTATACAACGGCAGTTAATGCGATTGATAGTTTATCAAAAACATCACCCCAGTTTAAAACCTTTATGCCGGGTGTTAAACCGTCGTTAATTAGTCCGCTGTTGAATTACCTCAGCACCTCGGGCTATTACAACCCCTTTACCGGCGAAGCGCAAATTAACTGGCAAATGCCGGTATTCGATCGTCCGTTTACAGCCTGTCATGAAATGTCGCACCAGATGGGTTTTGGGCGCGAGGATGAAGCTAATTTTGTGGGTTACCTGGCAGGTATCCATTCGTCAGATCGCTTATTGAAATATTCTGCCTACTACGAAGGCGCTACCGAATTTCTGCATTACCTGCACCGCAGGGATACCATTGCACATCATGAATTAAAGGCTATGCTCAATGCCTCCGTTAGGCAAGATCTGAAAACAGACAGCGCTTATTGGGAAGGATATGCCGGGCAAATCGGCTTAATCAGCGGCAAATTTTATGATAGTTTTTTAAAGGCGAATAACCAACCTGCGGGATTGCGCACTTATAACCGGATGATTAGGCTGACGATGGCCTGGTATAGAAAGAGAGTCCGGAAGTCGGTGAGTATGGAAGTCCGAAAGTAG
- a CDS encoding APC family permease yields the protein MPAKPISKKIRPLQLIVIIFFTVSGGPYGLESLISYAESHATLLLLLITPILWDVPAILTVAELNSMMPIEGGYYQWVKNALGMRFGFYEGWWTWLYTFIDLAIYPVMFIQYATFFFPWMVTYQVPVCLVFVWLSALINILGIVQVGRASMILSVAVLGPFVILLIAALMHHSLSPHMPAPSVSHLKFPALAMALYTVMWNCLGWDNVTTYAGEVEKPVRSYLISVFSAFALVIVIYFVVILVAQQSGINPKVLSDNRFPALGELIGGHWLGALIAIGGMASALGIYTAVLLSVSRIPKVMADDKLLPQALTRLHPKYNTPYLSIIICSLVVSLMILWSFDELLIIDVTVYGAGLFLEYATLIVMRIKQPDTHRPFKIPLGVGGLLVFLVLPTAVYFIAMAGAFDSTEQAIKPAIFALLALSTAELFWQIINLKRRFALKR from the coding sequence ATGCCCGCCAAACCCATTTCCAAAAAAATAAGACCGCTTCAACTCATCGTTATTATCTTTTTTACGGTATCGGGTGGGCCGTATGGGTTGGAGTCGCTGATTAGTTATGCGGAATCGCATGCTACGTTACTTTTGCTTTTAATTACCCCTATCCTTTGGGATGTACCGGCCATACTTACCGTTGCCGAATTAAACAGTATGATGCCGATTGAAGGCGGCTATTACCAATGGGTTAAAAATGCTTTAGGTATGCGCTTCGGGTTTTACGAGGGTTGGTGGACCTGGCTGTATACCTTTATCGATCTGGCGATATACCCGGTAATGTTTATTCAATATGCCACTTTCTTTTTCCCCTGGATGGTTACTTACCAGGTGCCGGTTTGTTTGGTATTTGTTTGGCTATCGGCATTAATTAATATTCTGGGTATTGTGCAGGTTGGCAGGGCTTCAATGATACTTAGCGTGGCTGTACTTGGGCCTTTTGTAATATTGCTGATCGCTGCGCTGATGCATCATTCATTAAGCCCTCACATGCCTGCACCATCGGTAAGCCATTTAAAATTCCCGGCACTTGCCATGGCTTTGTATACCGTAATGTGGAACTGCCTTGGCTGGGATAATGTAACCACGTATGCCGGCGAGGTAGAAAAGCCCGTTCGCTCTTATCTCATCTCTGTGTTCAGCGCGTTTGCCCTGGTTATTGTAATTTATTTTGTGGTTATATTGGTGGCTCAGCAATCGGGAATTAACCCAAAGGTATTAAGTGATAACCGTTTCCCCGCTTTGGGCGAACTAATTGGCGGGCATTGGCTGGGTGCCTTAATTGCCATTGGCGGTATGGCAAGCGCATTGGGTATTTACACGGCGGTGCTGCTTTCGGTATCGCGCATCCCTAAAGTAATGGCCGATGATAAATTATTACCTCAGGCATTAACCAGGCTTCACCCTAAATACAATACGCCTTATTTATCTATTATCATTTGCTCACTGGTGGTTAGTTTAATGATCCTGTGGTCGTTTGATGAATTGCTGATTATTGATGTTACTGTATACGGAGCAGGCCTATTTTTAGAGTATGCAACCTTGATTGTAATGCGCATTAAACAGCCCGATACACATCGTCCATTTAAAATACCATTAGGCGTTGGTGGCTTGTTAGTATTCCTGGTATTGCCAACAGCGGTTTATTTTATAGCTATGGCAGGTGCATTTGATTCGACAGAACAAGCCATAAAGCCAGCCATATTTGCACTTCTGGCCTTATCTACCGCAGAATTATTTTGGCAAATCATCAACTTAAAGCGCCGTTTTGCGTTAAAAAGATAG
- a CDS encoding glycosyl hydrolase 53 family protein — translation MKIKALTALSIIALNLFGLNYNSVAQSAATKPSEVVITPYKTTMLADGKDEAQIKVVVINKSGKDVPDAGQLIKFTITGDAMISKLSDHQKYNEIGLPNHVITQGHLHNGILWVTLRSGHQKGVVKFEAKADSLYPGSTEIRMIQPSAAHKVTTVGYTPKKVEGKILGADISFLPELEAKGVKFSDKGVQKDAIEILKDHGFNYIRLRIFNNPARDSGYSPQKGFCDLEHTKQMAKRVKAAGLKLLLDFHYSDYWADPQQQYKPAAWRGQDFNALKHSVYAYTVDVLQQLKSQGTLPDMVQVGNEINHGMIWPEGEINNLDSLAELLYMGVQGVKAVDPSTPVMLHIALGGQNLESRYFLDQMLDRNVPFDVIGLSYYPKWHGTLDDLKANMIDLSTRYNRQVMVAEYTQLKTEVNDIAFSIPNNKALGTFIWEPLSTWEQIFDKDGKSNAYIDLYDGIAKKYITK, via the coding sequence ATGAAAATTAAGGCATTAACCGCCCTTTCTATCATTGCATTAAATTTATTCGGGCTGAATTATAATTCGGTGGCGCAATCTGCTGCAACTAAACCAAGCGAAGTAGTAATAACGCCTTACAAAACCACTATGCTGGCCGATGGCAAGGATGAAGCCCAAATAAAAGTTGTTGTTATTAATAAAAGCGGGAAAGATGTCCCTGATGCCGGTCAGCTTATCAAGTTTACCATTACCGGCGATGCGATGATCAGCAAACTAAGCGATCATCAAAAATACAATGAAATAGGTTTGCCTAACCATGTTATAACCCAGGGACATTTACACAATGGCATTTTGTGGGTTACGCTACGTTCGGGCCATCAAAAGGGGGTTGTAAAATTCGAGGCTAAAGCAGATAGCCTGTACCCGGGCTCAACAGAAATCAGGATGATACAGCCCAGCGCTGCACACAAGGTTACCACAGTAGGTTATACACCCAAAAAAGTAGAAGGTAAAATCTTAGGGGCAGATATTTCTTTCCTGCCCGAACTGGAAGCCAAAGGTGTTAAATTCTCTGATAAAGGCGTGCAAAAAGATGCCATTGAAATACTGAAAGATCACGGCTTTAACTACATCCGCCTCCGTATATTTAATAACCCGGCGCGCGATAGTGGCTATTCGCCCCAAAAAGGATTTTGTGATCTGGAACATACCAAACAAATGGCTAAGCGTGTTAAAGCTGCGGGGCTTAAGCTATTGCTCGATTTTCATTACAGCGATTACTGGGCCGACCCACAGCAGCAATACAAACCTGCGGCATGGCGTGGTCAGGATTTTAACGCCCTTAAACACTCCGTATATGCCTACACTGTTGATGTGCTGCAACAGCTAAAATCACAAGGTACGCTGCCAGATATGGTGCAGGTTGGTAACGAAATTAACCATGGTATGATATGGCCCGAGGGCGAGATCAATAACCTGGATAGCTTAGCCGAACTGCTTTACATGGGGGTACAAGGCGTAAAGGCGGTTGACCCATCTACGCCGGTGATGCTGCACATTGCCCTGGGAGGGCAAAATTTAGAATCGCGCTACTTCCTTGATCAGATGCTCGACCGTAATGTGCCTTTTGATGTGATCGGCTTATCATACTACCCTAAATGGCATGGTACTCTAGATGACCTGAAAGCTAACATGATTGATCTATCTACCCGTTACAACCGCCAGGTGATGGTTGCCGAATACACGCAGCTTAAAACTGAAGTAAATGACATAGCCTTCAGTATACCCAACAACAAGGCTTTAGGTACTTTTATATGGGAGCCATTGAGTACCTGGGAGCAGATTTTTGATAAGGATGGTAAATCCAACGCATACATTGATTTGTATGATGGCATTGCGAAGAAATACATCACCAAGTAG
- a CDS encoding Ku protein, with protein MRSIWKGSIGFGLVNIPIKLYSAVQNSSLDLDMLDGRDHAKIHFMRVNEHTKKEVPYDKIVRAYKLDDDYVVVEEADFEAASPEKTRLIEIESFVEMSEVNPMFYETSYYAEPEQKNSKAYTLLVEALKKSKKAGLARFVLRNTENLCIIHPENNVLVVTRIRFGQEIRDTEDLNIPKEGAISKKELDMGLALINQYAEKFDVSKFKDQYSDDLLKIIKAKAKGKHPTVKKMKVVKTSSDDLYDQLMASLSKKGA; from the coding sequence ATGAGATCGATATGGAAGGGCTCCATCGGGTTTGGGCTGGTAAATATTCCCATTAAATTATATTCGGCAGTACAAAACAGCTCGCTCGATCTGGACATGCTGGATGGCCGCGACCATGCGAAAATCCATTTCATGCGGGTTAACGAGCACACCAAAAAAGAAGTGCCTTATGATAAGATTGTGCGTGCCTATAAACTCGACGATGATTACGTAGTAGTTGAAGAAGCCGATTTTGAAGCCGCCAGCCCCGAAAAAACAAGACTCATAGAGATAGAAAGCTTTGTGGAAATGAGCGAGGTAAACCCCATGTTCTACGAAACATCGTACTATGCCGAGCCCGAGCAAAAAAACAGTAAAGCCTATACCCTGTTGGTTGAAGCCCTCAAAAAAAGCAAGAAAGCAGGCCTGGCACGCTTTGTATTGCGTAATACCGAAAACCTATGCATCATTCACCCCGAAAATAATGTGCTGGTGGTTACACGCATTCGGTTTGGACAGGAGATCAGGGATACGGAAGATCTGAACATCCCGAAAGAAGGCGCAATCAGCAAAAAAGAACTGGATATGGGCTTAGCCTTGATTAACCAGTATGCTGAGAAATTTGATGTATCGAAATTCAAAGATCAGTACAGCGATGACTTGCTGAAAATCATTAAAGCAAAAGCCAAAGGCAAGCACCCAACTGTTAAGAAAATGAAGGTGGTTAAAACATCCAGTGATGACCTTTACGACCAGTTAATGGCAAGCCTGAGCAAGAAAGGTGCATAA
- a CDS encoding ferritin-like domain-containing protein gives MATKTKTPETTTEVEESALNELFIDELKDIYWAEKHLTKALAKMAKNATSDELRQALQNHQTETEGQITRLESVFESIGEKAVAKKCEAMNGLIKESEEIMEDTEDGSITRDAGIISAAQKSEHYEIASYGTLRTLAATLGYTEAAELLGQTLEEEKNADALLTRIAESSINTSAKSEKK, from the coding sequence ATGGCAACTAAAACCAAGACCCCGGAAACCACTACAGAAGTAGAAGAGTCGGCATTGAACGAATTATTTATAGACGAGCTTAAAGATATTTACTGGGCCGAAAAACACCTGACCAAGGCTTTAGCCAAAATGGCTAAAAACGCAACTTCAGACGAATTACGCCAGGCATTGCAAAACCACCAGACTGAGACCGAAGGACAAATTACCCGATTGGAATCAGTATTTGAGTCAATTGGCGAAAAAGCTGTTGCCAAAAAATGCGAAGCTATGAACGGCCTGATTAAAGAATCGGAAGAAATTATGGAAGATACCGAAGATGGCAGCATTACCCGCGATGCCGGTATTATTTCGGCAGCTCAAAAATCTGAGCATTATGAGATTGCCTCTTACGGTACATTAAGAACCCTGGCTGCAACTTTAGGTTATACCGAAGCTGCCGAACTTTTAGGCCAAACCCTGGAAGAAGAGAAAAATGCAGATGCCCTGCTTACCCGCATTGCCGAAAGCAGCATCAACACATCTGCAAAAAGCGAGAAGAAGTAA
- a CDS encoding Dabb family protein, producing MIAHHVLFWLKADTTDEQKASFRKGLQSLQDIEVIKTLHIGTPVPSIDRAVVDTTYTFSLVLFFEDLAAHDVYQVHPVHKAFLDENRVYFDRVVIYDAE from the coding sequence ATGATAGCCCACCACGTATTATTCTGGCTTAAAGCCGACACTACCGACGAACAGAAAGCCTCTTTCCGCAAAGGCCTGCAATCGTTACAAGATATTGAAGTTATTAAAACCCTGCACATCGGCACACCGGTTCCGTCTATCGACCGTGCCGTGGTTGATACCACTTACACTTTTAGCCTGGTACTGTTTTTCGAGGATCTGGCTGCGCACGATGTTTACCAGGTACATCCGGTACACAAAGCTTTCTTAGATGAGAACCGTGTTTATTTCGACAGGGTTGTTATTTATGATGCAGAGTAA
- a CDS encoding NRAMP family divalent metal transporter — protein MPLKTTTEKPAKKSIWKWFTVLGPGLTTGAADDDPSGIATYSQTGAQFGYGQLWTALYMLPFMMAVQEACARIGLVTGKGIAAVVKEHYSKPVLYIVVSLVVIANTINIGADIGAMAAAAQLLVPVHFVVLTMLFTVIILLLEIFTNYKIYSGILKWLAITLLAYPITVFIIHQDWPTVLKATVTPHIEFSFAFLFIITGVFGTTITPYMFFWEASQEVEEEKAKGKHSVSWPKIHAMRKDNTFGMVVSEITTWCILLVGATVLHNSGIKDIKTAADAAKALEPLVHSFPHAGYLSKLVFSIGIIGLGLLAVPVLSGSAAYAVAEAFDWKASLNLKFRKAKGFYGVIIVAMLIGLAINFIGIDPVKALVYTAVLNGVAAVPLLFLIIKIMCRDDIMGEYKSRLTSKILLWVTFIVMGGAAVAMFFTI, from the coding sequence ATGCCCCTAAAAACAACAACCGAAAAACCGGCTAAAAAATCGATCTGGAAATGGTTTACTGTGCTGGGACCCGGCCTTACCACCGGTGCTGCCGATGATGACCCATCGGGCATAGCCACCTATTCGCAAACAGGGGCCCAGTTTGGCTACGGGCAATTGTGGACCGCCCTTTACATGCTACCCTTTATGATGGCCGTACAGGAAGCCTGCGCACGTATTGGCCTGGTTACAGGCAAAGGTATAGCTGCCGTGGTTAAAGAGCATTACAGCAAGCCTGTGTTGTATATAGTGGTAAGCCTGGTGGTAATTGCCAACACCATTAACATTGGTGCCGATATTGGCGCTATGGCTGCCGCAGCACAACTATTGGTACCTGTACATTTTGTGGTGCTTACCATGCTGTTTACGGTTATTATTTTATTGCTCGAAATATTTACTAACTACAAAATTTACTCGGGTATATTGAAATGGCTGGCTATAACATTACTTGCCTATCCCATTACAGTATTTATTATTCACCAGGATTGGCCCACTGTATTAAAGGCAACCGTAACACCACATATTGAGTTCAGCTTTGCTTTCCTGTTTATTATTACCGGTGTATTTGGCACTACCATTACGCCTTATATGTTTTTCTGGGAAGCATCGCAGGAGGTAGAGGAAGAAAAAGCCAAAGGGAAGCACAGTGTTAGCTGGCCTAAAATACATGCCATGCGGAAAGATAATACTTTTGGTATGGTTGTTTCTGAAATTACAACCTGGTGCATTTTACTGGTTGGTGCTACCGTTTTGCACAACAGTGGTATAAAAGATATTAAAACAGCAGCCGATGCTGCTAAGGCACTGGAGCCGCTGGTGCACTCGTTTCCGCATGCGGGGTATCTGTCGAAGCTGGTATTTTCTATTGGTATTATTGGTTTGGGCTTACTGGCGGTGCCGGTATTGTCAGGCTCAGCTGCCTACGCCGTTGCCGAAGCTTTTGATTGGAAGGCGAGCCTCAACCTTAAATTCAGAAAAGCAAAAGGGTTTTACGGGGTTATAATTGTAGCCATGCTTATTGGCCTTGCCATTAATTTTATAGGGATAGATCCGGTTAAAGCCCTGGTATATACCGCCGTATTAAATGGTGTGGCTGCAGTGCCGCTGCTATTCCTCATCATTAAAATTATGTGCCGGGATGATATCATGGGCGAATACAAAAGCCGCCTGACATCTAAAATTTTGCTCTGGGTGACCTTTATTGTAATGGGCGGTGCTGCCGTGGCTATGTTTTTCACAATATAG
- a CDS encoding UPF0175 family protein, with product MTTITLQVPDSLGEYQNDTVRFIAAKLYESGKLSLGQAADMVGLSKRTFAELLGDYGVSLLNYPVSEMLSDADSI from the coding sequence ATGACAACGATCACACTTCAAGTTCCTGATAGCCTGGGTGAGTATCAAAATGATACCGTTAGATTTATTGCTGCCAAGCTGTATGAATCTGGCAAGTTATCATTAGGGCAAGCTGCCGATATGGTTGGATTATCAAAACGAACTTTCGCTGAGTTGCTGGGAGATTATGGGGTTTCTTTATTAAACTACCCGGTGTCTGAGATGCTGAGCGATGCAGATAGCATATAA
- a CDS encoding DUF3368 domain-containing protein has translation MQIAYKIVIADTSCFILLDKIGELEILKSLFGNVITTTVIAREFGSDLPEWVEIRSVKDLHFQNTLDVDAGEASAIALALESEPSLLIIDDNKGRKAARRLNLNITGSLGIFLKAKKAGNISSIKPIVEKIQQPISGIHKQYCRKF, from the coding sequence ATGCAGATAGCATATAAAATTGTTATTGCGGATACCAGTTGCTTTATTTTGTTGGACAAGATTGGCGAACTGGAAATACTGAAATCTCTATTCGGCAATGTAATTACCACCACAGTAATTGCCCGCGAATTTGGTTCTGATTTACCAGAGTGGGTAGAAATCAGATCGGTTAAAGATCTACATTTTCAGAACACATTAGATGTTGATGCCGGAGAAGCAAGCGCCATTGCGCTCGCATTAGAATCAGAACCTTCGCTGCTTATTATTGATGATAATAAAGGAAGGAAAGCAGCAAGAAGGCTAAATTTAAATATCACCGGAAGCCTCGGCATATTTTTAAAAGCAAAAAAAGCCGGAAATATATCCTCTATAAAACCTATCGTAGAAAAAATACAACAACCAATTTCAGGTATTCACAAACAGTATTGCAGGAAATTTTAA
- a CDS encoding SRPBCC family protein has translation MKNETTITKDLANKKLNVTRQFNASVEKVWKAWTDKTLLDQWWAPKPWKAITKIMDFTDGGLWLYYMAGPNGEKSYCRVDFKTVNLQHGFTYSANFCDEDGNIDESFPTMHWVLEFKSTDTGSKVDVVISFDKDEDLEKIVAIGFEAGFTMGLGNLDELLNQF, from the coding sequence ATGAAGAACGAAACAACGATCACCAAAGATCTGGCGAACAAAAAACTTAACGTTACACGCCAGTTTAACGCATCTGTAGAAAAGGTTTGGAAAGCATGGACCGATAAAACCTTGTTAGACCAATGGTGGGCACCCAAGCCATGGAAAGCCATAACAAAAATTATGGATTTTACAGACGGGGGCTTATGGCTTTACTACATGGCTGGCCCTAATGGCGAAAAATCATATTGCCGGGTCGATTTTAAAACAGTTAACCTACAACATGGCTTCACCTACTCTGCTAATTTTTGTGATGAAGACGGCAACATTGATGAAAGCTTTCCTACCATGCATTGGGTACTCGAGTTTAAATCAACCGATACAGGATCGAAAGTTGACGTAGTTATCAGTTTCGATAAAGATGAAGACCTGGAAAAAATAGTAGCCATAGGCTTCGAGGCAGGCTTTACGATGGGCTTGGGTAACCTTGATGAACTGTTGAATCAGTTTTGA